TATTCACGTCTCCGCATGGACTTCCATTGGCGGGATAGTAAGACGCCGAAGTGCTTCGGCACAAAGAGGCCGTCTCAGGGCAAAATTACCGTGCTGCGTCGCGGAGACAAAGTCTGACGGGGTTGAAGCCGGCTCGCGACATTGCCTCCCAGCCTGGAGCTTACCGCACGGCATGAGCGCTCAGACTGCCCGGCACAGCTCACCAACAGCAAATACTCATTGTACCTTGAACTCATGGGAACAGCAAAAAAGCACTCGACTTCGTTCTACAGCTCGTAGCCTTGAGCGAGCCAGTAGTGCCAGTCCGCAACGGCTTCCTTCGTATCCGTATTGGCCATGGCAATAACTTGGATCTGCGCGAGCGGAATAGCCAGGGTACGGCCATCCCAAGGTGTTGTCACAAACATCTCGTGCTGACACTCGCTTTCAGGGGCCATGCCGACAATTTCAATCTCATCACCTTTGCGAAGTGGTGAAATGGCTCTTTCGGAGATGCACCTGGCCAAAAAAGGAAACTGCAATTTCTCATCGAGGTAGTAATACCACCCCATCGCCTGTTCTTCGGGACCGTAGGCATCAACGATGATTTCCATCATGATGCGTTTTTCGCGTCGGTCGTCCTTTGCTAACCTCTCGGTGAGAGTAGAGGTGACGATCCGGTCGCGTTTCTTGTGAGTCTTCTTTTGGGAAGTCTTTTTCATGGAGATACCCCTTGAACTGCGATTGTCTCTGCCGGTCTCGTGCATTCCGCTAGCCTTCCAGACAGCGGCATCATGCGGTCGTCCAACTACATTGGTGTGAAGATGCAAAGGCACAAAGAAAGAAGCAAGCCAGATTCCTGGATGCAAATGAAGAAAATGGGTTTCTCTGGCACTCCCGCGTTTACGGTGGGCGAAGTTCGAGGAAAACCGGTCTGCCGGTGGAAACGGGATTCCGGCTGGCAGCGCAACACTCTTCGAGGCGCAACAAGTTGGTTGGCGGAGGCACATCTTCCAGCCTTCACGACGCCTCATTTGCGACGGTTGGAGCGCGCGGAGAAAGCGAGGCGGCCCAGCAAGATTCCTCGGGCCCTGCAGTCAGGGTATCGGGAGTCACGCGGTCGTCGCAAAGGGTCTTACACGAAATACTTATGAAAAGAACAACCACGACTGGCGGGAGTTGTTAAGAGTCGCACGGAACGGCCGGCAATGGACACCGGGCAGTGGAACAAGTTCGGGGGTGAAAACAAACTGGGCGGAACCGCTCCCATCAGCAAGCTGTCGACTTGCAGGGCAAGGAATCCACGCCCACCGAGTCAGAGAATCCTGGCCCAGGCTCCGGGAGCGTCATTCCAGCGCCAAAAGGTGTACAAACTTGTCCATCTCTGTCCCGGCCACAAAAAGAAAAAGGGAATCGCGGGGATTCCCTTTCTGATCAAAATCATGCACTTGGCTTGGTTGCGGGGGCGGGATTTGAACCCGCGACCTTTGGGTTATGAGCCCAACGGCGAAGCGGCCCTTTCGCGCGCAAGCCCTTGTTTTGGAGGACGAAACAAGATAGTCAGCGCCGTTGCAGCGTCAGGCGTGCGGTTCACTCGAGATTATGCTCACCGCGTTTGGCTCTCCTTTAGTATGCGCTCCAAGAGACCGTCGCTTATTCGGAAACCATTGGACCGCAGGGTCTTCAGGTCTGCCGCTAAATCGATGACGATGCCTTGCGCACTCGCCATTAACAGTACACCCATGGTTCCCACAACATGCGCCCGAGCGACGTCGCTTTCGCTCTTCCCTTGCGCTCATCCATGAGCAAGAGAGCCGCATCTCTGGTGAGCGCCAACGCAATTGCTTCCGCCTCTCCCTCATCGAGATCGATCTTCAGTGTCGCGAGCGTCGCGCCATCTGCGGCATCTTCGACATGCCTCCATCCCGCCTCTACTGCTTCGGTTATTTCCCGCGAGCCAACTCGACCAATACCCTTGACCGCAATCTCCTCATAGACACCGCGCGGCAGATAGACCTCACTGAACAGCACGCGCAGCAGCTCGATGCGCCTCAAGATCGCCAGCCCAATCAGCGGAGTCGTGTCGGAGACGATAATCATCTTGCCCCGTGCTTCCGGTCTGCAAAACGACCGATGGCCTCGAGGTCAGCTTCATAATCGTCATCGGTATAGTTGAAAACGGGCAGACCGCGCAGGCTCAACATGGCCCAGAATGCCTGTTGCGACAGAATTGCCAGTTTTGCTGCCTTCCCAAACGAGAGCCGGCCTTCGGCGTACAACTGCGCCGCCAGGTCATGCGCGGCGTGGGTGCCCAAATCATCCCGACTCAAACCCGCTGATTGCAGCGCCAGGTAGATTTCCTCAGGGAGCTTCAATTCCAGTGTGATTGTATTCATATTTCATCTCCGTGCACGCGGTGCCGAGGAACGATTCTTGGAACGAAGTAGAACTTCTGTCCTGATTCAAAGCGA
The window above is part of the bacterium genome. Proteins encoded here:
- a CDS encoding UPF0175 family protein, which translates into the protein MNTITLELKLPEEIYLALQSAGLSRDDLGTHAAHDLAAQLYAEGRLSFGKAAKLAILSQQAFWAMLSLRGLPVFNYTDDDYEADLEAIGRFADRKHGAR
- a CDS encoding DUF3368 domain-containing protein, whose translation is MIIVSDTTPLIGLAILRRIELLRVLFSEVYLPRGVYEEIAVKGIGRVGSREITEAVEAGWRHVEDAADGATLATLKIDLDEGEAEAIALALTRDAALLLMDERKGRAKATSLGRMLWEPWVYC
- a CDS encoding calcium-binding protein encodes the protein MGWYYYLDEKLQFPFLARCISERAISPLRKGDEIEIVGMAPESECQHEMFVTTPWDGRTLAIPLAQIQVIAMANTDTKEAVADWHYWLAQGYEL